DNA sequence from the Malus domestica chromosome 11, GDT2T_hap1 genome:
TTGGAATGAGAAATTCACTAGCTATTTGCCTGGATTGGGgtttcaatcttcacttgcAGATCCTTCATTATTTGTTCAACATTCCTCTCGTGGCACTGTGGTTCTTTtgctatatgtggatgatatcatcCTTACAGGGAGTTCTTCTGAGTTAATTGATGCAGTTATTACAGACTTGACAAAGGCATTTGATATGAAGGATCTGGGCCAATTGAACTATTTTTTGGGATTGGAAATCAATTACTTGTTTACAGGACTATTTGTTTCTCAAACTAGGTATATTAGGGATCTCCTTCATAAGGTTGATTTACAAGACTCTAAACCATGTGCTACTCCTTGTTTACCCTATCACAGGTTACTTAAATCTGAAGGTACTCCTTATCACAGTCCTGAACAATACCGCAGTATAGTCGGTGCTTTACAGTATTTAACTTTCACTAGGCCAGACATTGCTTTCTCAGTAAATCAGTGCTGTCAGTTTATGCATAATCCTATGGATTCTCATGTTGTGGCTGTCAAGAGGATCTTAAGGTATCTTAGTGGCACTTTGGATTATGGTCTTCATTTTCAATCTGGAAAACTGCAATTGCAAGCTTATTGTGATGCCGACTGGGCTGGTGATCCCAATGATAGGAGATCTACATCTGGACACATTGTTTATTTTGGTTCTAGTCCCATCTCTTGGGCTTCCAAGAAGCAACATACAATCTCTAAGTCTTCCATAAAGGCAGAATATTGAGCTCTTGCCATTGTTGCAGCTGAGTTGACATGGATTAGGCAGCTACTGCGTGTTTGCATATCCCTCTTGGTGTTGCTCCAGTGATATATTGTGATAATATATCGGATATTGCTCTTTCCTCTAATCCAGTGTTTCATTCCCAAGTGAAACATATAGAAATAGATTATCATTTTGTTAGAGAAAGGGTTATTCGAGGAGACCTCAATGTTCAACATGTTTCTTCCAATGAGCAGTTTGCAGACATCTTCACCAAGGGCTTGTCTACTTCCTTATTTCTTCACCATTGTTCCAATCTTATGTTTGGATCCTCCAAGCATATGATTGAGGGGGAATGTAAGGAGATGAAGGTTCCAGATGATGACAAGTGTCAAGAAGTTAAGTAATAAGTTGTTAGGGCTGTTGAAAACAGTTAGCAGAATATACTTAGTGTGTAAGACAAAATGTAATGactatatatatacttgtattGCTACTGTAAGATTCATTCAATACAATTGAGATATAATTCAGTAACAGTTTCCTTCTCTTCGAAGTTTTCCTCTTCTCTCTATATGCTTTCTCTCTCTGAAAACACCATTGCAGAAGCTTCATCTTCTGCATCTTTACAATCTTCACTTTTACTTTAATGTTTTGCTTCTAAGCATCTCGCTCAACTGTTCTGTTATACTGCATACAAATGACATTGAACATCCGTCATGCTTCATCTTATTAATGAAGTAATTTCCTGAAGAGGGGGCGGGGGTGCGTGTGGGTTGGGGGGGTGAGGTGATAGCACAAAAAATACCTTTTTAACAGCAAGGGACATGTTGGTTTGATTTCTATCCCCATCCAAGCGCTCATATTGATCAAGATCCCCTTTCATTTCTCGTTCTGCCCTTTCTGACTCTGAAATATTAAGGAAAACTTAGTCAGATTAAAGGACTGAATGTCTCATACTCTTCTAGCACAAGAAGAACCCAGCTGCATAAAATTGTCAAAACCCTAGCCCAtaatctttcattttcttttcatctCTCTCTGCGATTTTCTCTCCTGTATTGGCACAATAGTTATTGTGGTAAGAGATAGGTGATTTTGAAATCAAATTTACCACCAGAGCTTGCGCAGCTTCCATGATTTCCGATCGACTTCCTATTTCTGCAAACCCGGGTGCGAAGACGACATATAAAGCTTCCGGCTTTTGATGTTTTGTCTCTATATACGAGTCATTATAAAACATCTGAAACGCGAGATCGATTCGTCCATCTCGATtgtttttatataataaaaaacttgaaaaataaaaaatgaaaaaaaaaaagaacaagaagatgaacagttgGGCTGGGAGTGTAACGGTTGCTGGGGTgggaggggaagaagaagatgaacagttcaTATTCCttacttattttttttactttttttagtttttaattatacaaaaagaaaaattgctttaaattcttaaaataatatttaacaaaaagaaattttcttttgttaaattcACGTGGCATCATATCATTGGATGGTGGACTTACACGTGTGCCAAGTCAGCACACTAACAGAAAAATTGACAGAATTAAACGGCAAGGACGACATTGATGTTTGGTGGTAcatttcagggactacattgagtgattttcaattttaaggaTCATCTTGATGAGGTTggtcaatttcaatgaccatatgataaaaacccttttaaattttttatttaaaattgaacacaaacagtacctgacgaaaattgatcatacgatatacgatgaatagaCATGATTGACGGATCTCCGAGATCCttacaaagagaatccggaGAGGTTTCGGATTCCCTATATCTTCCACTTCATACCCGTTTTGGCTTTTGTGAATTAgctttgtatttatttattcttttgacCCTTTTATTATCTGGTggacatggattaaaaaaaaaattacctggTGGACAAGGTCTTCTTCACCATTACATCTCGATTTTaaacttttctccattttcataAGAATTTAGTGCAGATTATATATCAATTATCGAAAAATAAAGACATTgagttttatgattattattgcGTTGTTTGCGTTCATGAAGGTTTTCTCAACATTCTTATGGCTTTATtctatttaaaaatttaatcttaATTTCAAGGATGCGTTATCCGAGCGACAAAATTGACGTTTTAGAGCTTTAACACTAAAATCAATCAGCATCTTCTCCATAGTTTGTATGCATCCTCATTTGATGTGCAACGTGACTTGTGAGAAGAGAGAAAAGCACAACCAAAGTCTCTCTCCAAGGCAAGGGATCGAAGATGTGGATAATTTTGGTAACCCAATCGATCTAAAGCTTAGAATTCATTCCAACAAAGAGATTCACTGGTGATTGATTTATGCAGAATGCAGATGCAACGACCGCCCTCGGTCAAAAACATATTCGTTTAACATGATCATGCAGTACAAGCAACACAAACTATCAACCTGCAGAGCTTCAAACGCCAAACCCCTGCTTATAATGTAAATGTGGTGTACAAAATTTATTATTTCGCCTCGACATTCATTCCTTGTCCAATTGTTCCTAACGAGAAGATCCCTCTCGAGTACTAAACTTCAGAATCAATCACAAGGGGTGTAATCCTCCCTACCATTCCAGTCACACCCGAAAAATTACTAGTACAAATATCATAAATTCAAGTAAATCCTACTCCAACTCCGATATTAAAATTCTCAATATTCAGTTCCGACTCTGTAGGCGCGATTTTGCAGAAACAGGACTGCAATACAACTAGAAAACTTATTGTTTGAAGTTTTTAAACTCAACTCCAGCAGAAATATCCGTCCACGCAGATAAACTACAACCcaactttcttttccaacttCTGGATCTGGTTGAGGAAAATCCATGTCATCTGCATAATTTAACACCAAATAATCAGAATATGATCGAGAAAAATGTCGGCACCTGAAAATAAATGGAACGACCCTAGAGGAAGAAAGAGAGCGAGAAGAGTACCATGACATGGGGAGCAATTCTAACACAATATACCGGAAACCCAGTGTAAAATTTCAATGGTCCTCCTGCTTTCAGGGTTTTCATGGCACAATCAAAAGAGCCAGTGTATGGATACTTCCCCTGGGCATCAGGCTGCATTTTCTGAATTTGGGTTTTCACATAGTCAAAGGGCAAACTGCAAGCAGCAGCGAAAAACCCTGAAACGGTACTGGCACCTACAAAGAGAAAGGAAGCACTTGTCAATTCACCATAAGCATAGGCCAAATATTAACCGCAGAATAGAGAGAAtggaaaatatgaaattaagaGTTAACATTCCCCTTATGTTGGCGGCCATAAGCATAGGCCAAAACTAGAAATTTCAATACCTGCTTTCCACGAGGACAACGTAGGATGAAATACCATGTAGATCATTAATAAAATGCCGGAGACTAATTACAgtgaaacaaaaataatataatatacttTCACTTTTTTGGCATAAAATATAGTTTCAATTTGATAATGCGGATATaaagggaagaaagagagagtgaggtCAGCACTCAACTAGAATAATTGGAAAAGCAAATATCATTGATGAACACAAAAACTGTATGTGGGCCTAGGGGTCAAGACAAGATTCAGGAAAATTTGTCCAACTTCTCTACAGACCCAACCGATGACGATGTTGTTCAATGATAAATTTTGGACCCGTGAAAACACCGAGAGATGTTTTGACTATGTAGGTTTAACTCTACAATGTTCATTCCAAATCTTTCCGCACATAAAGCAAAACCTGCCTTAATAAATGAAGTCCATTACTCTTCTTTCCATGTTAACAAAACTGAATATTTTCATTACTCACAAAAAGAATCAGTCAAAAAGAGTAGACTGAAGAAATGCTTCGGATATCAGTAGAAGTTAGAAAAATCAAGCTAATTTCAATCACAtccaaaataatttaaaacaaaaaaagaatcaCCTTTTTATACTACTTGCAAAGAATCTTACCCAAGATAGTAGCAGCTTCACCAAATCCAAGGGTATCCTTGCAAAACTCAACACTTTGATCATAAGAGGCAAGCATTCCCATGTTCAATGCCATCGCTCTAACTACAGTAGGGCCTGCACCTTTCCAAAGTGCCAAAACCCCTTCATCTGCAGTAATGCGATAGAGAGCATGGAAAGCATTTGTGTAGTTCCGGCGCTGAGCAGCAGGCAAAGTAGCATCAGCTTGCATACGAATGAGTGCTAAATCTGCTGGACTTCCAACAGATGCTCCAATGGCACCAGCGGTTAGCCCACACAAGGCTTTCTGGTATAGAGGTAGGGGCTTCCCATCATTGGCCTCAATTGCTTTGTTTGTCAGAATCCTAAACAGGTTTATCAAATTCAGATTAACAAGATGATAAAACAACAATTTACATATAAATCATCATGTGATACTTAAAAAGATCTACAAAACCAAACTAAACAAAAGCAAATCTATCACTAAAACAATTCAAATGCTTTCAAAAGCTCACTTAAAGTCTGGATTTTGCAAAAGACTCACCTGAATGATCCAAGACGAGCTGTGGTATATGTAGCTTGTCTTAGTAGTCCAGCAGAGAGTCCCTGCTCATAGAATTTCAGTTTAGATAAACTATCATTTTAACACGTAAACTCAAGTCAATCAATCAGCACATACAACATCAAGAACTTTAAGTCAATAAAAAACATTCTTCTACATTCCGAACCTCAAATCTGACAATACCATAAATTGCATTAGGATTCGGGAATCAGAGAGAAAGGGTTTGGAATAcaattttaagtttaaattgGTTGGATGTGATATGAAAGACAACACTTTTTAGTCAAATACATGGATGAACTAAAACTTCAGTAGATATAACGCCTTGGTAAAATGTGTGATTCGAAAGCCTATATCAAGTGATCATTCTGAAAGAACTTATCTTTAACAAATCTTTACCGGTACAAATTCAAATCTAAACACCTTACAAGCATCACTTGATTTGAAATATCATTCAACACTGGATCAACAAGATATATGAAAAGTACTCAAATTCTAATCACATTTTAAGAAGTATACCTTATACAAAGCACCAACACCTTCCTCTTTAATCATGGTCCTGGTGACCTGGGCAGCTGATCCCTGACCCAATTGAATTCTCACCTGTACCAGCCAAGATAACAAGAACCCAGAAAGCATGAGTTCCAATTAACCAAATTATAgtacaaatcaaaacaaaaactttcagaaaaataaaaaaaaactaaaaaatccCAGATCTAAAAATCATCAAGGAACCCCGATTTcagctcaaaaattgaagtggAAATCAATAAAAACGAAAGCAAAAAAACATGGGTTCAATCCAAATctcaaaaatgtaaaaaaagattcaaactttAACAGTCCAAAAACTCACCTTGATCATATCGATTGGCTGGATGACACAGGTAGCAAGCATACCAGAGGCTCCGCCATTGACGAAGGGCTTAATGGTTGGCCAAACACCAGATTTGGGCGTACCTTTGTCTCCCATAATTTGGATTGGAAATGAAGAAGTGAGGAGCTCGAAGAAGGGAGAGAAAGGGCGGAGGctgcttttgctttggagtcgcAGAAGATGAGAAAACGGAGGCAATTTAACAGCCTAAACTACTCGCACTCCTAATAAACCCTCTGCCTCCTCCTTCGTTTCCTCACGACatgaaaattattttaataaaaaaggaaaattaaaatgGACAGCTTGTCATATGACCTCACAAGTCTACTAAATTACAATGGTAGAACTACTTTAGGCCAGTTGTGATTTATTATTGTTTAAGCCcactctaaatatttttttttattgaaaaaaaatagtgaTTTTCTATttgtataaaataattaaaagtccATGACCATCGTTCTAATTATCCTTTTTTTATTAAGGATAATTTAGATTAAAACCCTCACGAAGTGtgactttttttttccctataatacaaaaagaaaacttGTCTAAATGTTGTTCGTTAAATTATGAATGAATTTTTATTGATTCTCCCTTACAATTACATTGGAAATACTTTGAACGattatttctaaaatataattaaactgTCGCTTTTGAAGATATTGCTCCATAGTTTTCATCTAAAATATATCAAACTAACTCTATAGTAAACAACTAAAGTATTTTTGTTTAGTAGGTCAATTAGGCCAAACAAACAATTTATCACTCGTCTAATTCTCAAATTGGTATAGAAGATTGAAACCATATTTGATGTGCCAATAGAACACTAggagtgtcacatcccggtccgAGCCCCCGCCACATCTCGGGctcgccctcacggttttgtttctgggaactcacacgagaacttcctagtgggtcacccatcatgagattgctctcgcgcagACTCGCTTAACTTAGGAATTCCTACataacccaaagccagtgagctcccaaaaggtctcgtgttaggtagagatgagaatatacatataagacttatagAATCCACATACAtaaacgatgtgggatgttacaaggaGTATATTCAACTGAACTTTTATTACACCAAATCagtatgggttttttttttcttcaatattttattaacttaaaaacaaacgtgtttgtaataaaataattagttctAGTGTGTTGGCGAAAGAGAGTAGGCTGGGAGTCAAATTTGACTGGCCAAACTAAAGAGAAGAATTGGGATCATGAGTTCTCCCTTTCCACACTTTAGTAAATATTCTCCCTAAACCCTTGGAGATGTTATGAGATGATAGAAGAGAattgattatgtcaaaatagTTGCAAGGGTATATTTGGACATAAAGATAGGTAGTGTTATTAGACACCCTTATTGATTTTTTTCTATTGaacttctttattttattcaattgAACGGTCAGAAATTGAaagaagtgtgtgagaagtaaaaattgaCGTGTGAATAACACCACcttaaaaatatatacaaaataattgATGTAGGTTATGAAACTCTTATATTGGCTTGCTTGTGAGCTTTAATTTAAAGTGATAAGACAAGTGACTTAAACGTAGTAATTTCGTTGTGCATGCATGTTAGACAACGAGATCAAACATTGTCAAATGTGAAACTATAGTAAACTACATTTGAAACACGTTTTAAGGATGGATGGAGCAATCATTTCATTAGttgtggttgttgttgttgccgTTCTATGTATTCAAAGAAAGCTCACGAATGTAGCAACATTGACTTTCTGATGAGAGTCTGACGAGGAAGGAAGGAAACTCAACGGCATTTGCTTGTCTTTAGACTACATGCACTCCCACTTTATATCATATTACATTATATAGATACAATCTAAGCTATGAAAAGGGCAAATAAGTAATTAACTAACTTACTTTTCGCTGTAAAGCAATAGGCATGGAGACgttaagaatattttttttttcatgcgcAGATGCACTGCATATTACAAAAAGATTAACGAGAATTTTTTTAGGATTCTCTTTATGAAGATCTTGTAGATCTTTAAATCGTATTTGTTCATCATATATTATacggttataaattattttaaatatttttatttacaattaaatataaataataattaataaaaactaaTCGCACAAGTATAATAAATAAACACGATTTAAAGATTTATAAGATCCTCCCAAAGATGATCCGCCTCATTCCAAAAAGATCGATATTTTCAGGGGAATTCGATGCCTCCAAAATAAATGGTCATGTTGGGAGGCTATTTTGGTAATTTCGAAATAAGGATTCGTGCTGCCCATCGCCCGCCTCACGAGGACCTCAGCTTATCCAACCAGCCAAGCTGCCAAAGGATTATTCACAAATATTAAATTACAAAACCGTCCAGGTTATAAGATATTCGAGCCTTTTTTTGGGTCGACCCTCTCTTACTTTTGGGTGAAATGTTAGAGCTTTTAGAAACCAGTCATCACTAACGTGAGGAGTTTGATTTTTGTGTGAACAACATTTGATACCATCCTTACGAGAATCTTACATTGGGGAATTAAGGAATATCTTGTAAAGTTTGAATACATTCCTTATTGTACAGTTAAATTAATCTCATCGCATTACGAGCATCTTCACTCATTATTGGAGGGCATAGGCAATGAAGTTGCCCTCACTATTTACTCTATCTGTTTGGTTGGAAGgaggaaggggaaggaagatTACTattcataaatatattttttattttgttaatgttttttttgttttattcccACATGTCATTATTTATCATCGAGACCTTGGTTCTTTTTCCTACATCAAGTACCATTAGAGCAGGTTATCCGCTACAATTGAAGATCATGCCTATGATTTACAATTTGTTTGAAGGGCGagatatttttcagtgtgactgaAACACGGGATGttacatcacgtgtcactatacaaattgtgagatatgtgtgttaaaaagttaataacttaaatattaaaattttctaccacttatataaaaacacataatGTACCACTCATGTTCCGATCACAATGAAATTTTTCTCTTGAAGAGCACACTGTCAAATAAATTAGTTTCATCAATTGAAATTTACCACCAATTTATGATGAGCACGTTGATGAAGACAAGTGAATAATCAT
Encoded proteins:
- the LOC103412641 gene encoding mitochondrial dicarboxylate/tricarboxylate transporter DTC-like, with product MGDKGTPKSGVWPTIKPFVNGGASGMLATCVIQPIDMIKVRIQLGQGSAAQVTRTMIKEEGVGALYKGLSAGLLRQATYTTARLGSFRILTNKAIEANDGKPLPLYQKALCGLTAGAIGASVGSPADLALIRMQADATLPAAQRRNYTNAFHALYRITADEGVLALWKGAGPTVVRAMALNMGMLASYDQSVEFCKDTLGFGEAATILGASTVSGFFAAACSLPFDYVKTQIQKMQPDAQGKYPYTGSFDCAMKTLKAGGPLKFYTGFPVYCVRIAPHVMMTWIFLNQIQKLEKKVGL